In one Janibacter cremeus genomic region, the following are encoded:
- a CDS encoding amidohydrolase — translation MTAPLAPPLLGAIDRLLPELIDFRRDLHANPELSWQEVRTTARLRERLEQAGLEPRAIGETGLVVDMGARQPRRRVALRGDIDALPVRERTGLDWSSTRDGVCHACGHDVHTTALLGAGLALSEVADELAARHVAVRLVFQPAEEVMPGGALAYVRAGVMSGVDTVYAVHCDPALDVGEIGLREGALTAAADQLTVTLRGRGGHTSRPFLTEDLTYALAKVITDVPAVLSRRVDPRAGLVVVWGRVTSGEAINVIPSTGVVQGTVRMLDVGLWEEIGPLLHEVIDGVVAPYGVDATVEHVRGVPPVVNDASAVAALGRATMAAGMRPVPTPHSLGGEDFAWMLHESEGALARLGTRAPGGRVFDLHQGDLVVDEQAVRNGTALLTLAAAGEWTRVERDD, via the coding sequence ATGACTGCACCCCTCGCCCCGCCGCTGCTCGGCGCCATCGACAGGCTCCTGCCCGAGCTGATCGACTTCCGGCGGGACCTGCACGCCAACCCCGAGCTCTCCTGGCAGGAGGTGCGCACCACGGCGCGGCTGCGCGAGCGTCTCGAGCAGGCCGGTCTGGAGCCACGCGCGATCGGGGAGACCGGGCTGGTCGTGGACATGGGCGCCAGGCAGCCCCGTCGGCGGGTGGCGCTGCGCGGTGACATCGACGCCCTCCCGGTGCGTGAGCGCACCGGACTGGACTGGAGCTCCACCCGTGACGGCGTCTGCCATGCCTGCGGTCACGACGTGCACACGACCGCCCTGCTCGGCGCCGGTCTGGCGCTCTCGGAGGTCGCCGACGAGCTGGCCGCCCGGCACGTCGCGGTGCGCTTGGTCTTCCAGCCGGCGGAGGAGGTCATGCCGGGCGGCGCCCTCGCCTACGTGCGGGCCGGGGTGATGTCAGGTGTCGACACGGTCTACGCGGTGCACTGCGACCCCGCGCTGGACGTCGGGGAGATCGGGCTGCGCGAGGGCGCCCTCACGGCGGCCGCCGACCAGCTGACCGTCACCCTCCGGGGCCGGGGAGGACACACCTCCCGTCCCTTCCTCACCGAGGACCTCACCTACGCACTGGCCAAGGTGATCACCGATGTCCCGGCCGTGCTCAGCCGACGGGTCGACCCCCGTGCGGGACTGGTCGTCGTCTGGGGGCGGGTCACCTCCGGTGAGGCGATCAACGTCATCCCCTCCACGGGCGTCGTCCAGGGCACCGTGCGCATGCTCGACGTCGGTCTGTGGGAGGAGATCGGTCCGCTGCTGCACGAGGTCATCGACGGGGTCGTCGCGCCCTACGGGGTCGACGCCACCGTGGAGCACGTCCGGGGGGTCCCGCCGGTCGTCAACGACGCCTCGGCCGTGGCGGCCCTGGGGCGCGCCACGATGGCCGCGGGGATGCGCCCGGTCCCCACGCCGCACAGCCTCGGTGGTGAGGACTTCGCATGGATGCTCCACGAGTCGGAAGGGGCACTGGCGCGACTGGGCACGCGTGCTCCGGGGGGACGGGTCTTCGACCTGCACCAGGGCGACCTCGTCGTCGACGAGCAGGCGGTCCGCAACGGGACCGCACTGCTCACCCTCGCCGCCGCGGGGGAGTGGACCCGCGTCGAGCGGGATGACTGA
- a CDS encoding mannose-1-phosphate guanylyltransferase: MTSEELERFWAVVPAGGAGTRLWPVSRASSPKFLHDLTGTGRTLIQETVDRLQGLVGDRVLVVTGAAHVDAVREQVPELSEDQVLAEPSPRDSMAAIGLAAAVLERRDPEAIIGSFAADHAICDLPAFADAVVEAVAVAARGERMVTIGIEPTRPSTGFGYIQQGPPLAGFPTASRVRQFVEKPDARRAASYLATGEFRWNAGMFVVRATVLLDLLDRWHPQLAGGLRQIAAEPERLEELWEGLEKIAIDHAVAEPAADEGLVVMVPGTFDWDDVGDFKALSGLLAHEDESMTVVGDAGNVRAIDSGGLVVTESGRMVAVVGLEDVVVVETADALLVTSRERAQDVRLVVQALKEEGRADLV, encoded by the coding sequence ATGACGAGCGAGGAGCTGGAGCGGTTCTGGGCCGTGGTCCCGGCGGGGGGAGCCGGCACCCGACTGTGGCCGGTCTCGCGCGCGAGCTCGCCGAAGTTCCTGCACGACCTCACGGGCACCGGACGCACCCTGATCCAGGAGACCGTCGACCGCCTGCAGGGGCTGGTCGGTGACCGCGTGCTCGTCGTCACCGGCGCGGCCCACGTCGACGCGGTGCGTGAGCAGGTGCCGGAGCTGTCCGAGGACCAGGTCCTCGCCGAGCCCTCACCGCGTGACTCCATGGCCGCGATCGGTCTCGCGGCCGCGGTGCTCGAGCGCCGCGACCCGGAGGCGATCATCGGGTCCTTCGCCGCCGACCACGCGATCTGCGACCTGCCCGCCTTCGCCGACGCGGTCGTGGAAGCGGTCGCGGTCGCCGCGCGGGGCGAGCGGATGGTCACCATCGGCATCGAGCCGACCCGCCCCTCGACCGGCTTCGGCTACATCCAGCAGGGCCCGCCGCTGGCGGGATTCCCGACCGCCTCCCGGGTGCGCCAGTTCGTCGAGAAGCCCGATGCCCGCCGCGCTGCCTCCTACCTGGCCACGGGGGAGTTCCGGTGGAACGCCGGCATGTTCGTCGTCCGGGCAACGGTCCTGCTCGATCTGCTCGATCGCTGGCACCCGCAGCTCGCCGGCGGGCTGCGGCAGATCGCTGCCGAGCCCGAGCGGCTCGAGGAGCTGTGGGAGGGCCTGGAGAAGATCGCCATCGACCACGCGGTCGCCGAGCCCGCCGCCGACGAGGGGCTCGTGGTGATGGTGCCCGGAACCTTCGACTGGGACGACGTCGGCGACTTCAAGGCGCTGTCCGGGCTGCTGGCGCACGAGGACGAGTCCATGACGGTCGTCGGGGACGCCGGCAACGTCCGCGCCATCGACTCCGGGGGGCTGGTCGTCACCGAGTCCGGTCGGATGGTTGCCGTCGTGGGTCTCGAGGACGTCGTCGTCGTCGAGACCGCCGACGCACTGCTCGTCACGAGCCGGGAACGCGCGCAGGACGTCAGGCTGGTCGTCCAGGCCCTCAAGGAGGAGGGCCGGGCCGATCTGGTCTGA
- a CDS encoding glycosyltransferase family 4 protein, giving the protein MRVAITTESFLPSLNGVTTSVCRVAESLRDQGHTVRVIAPGPAPSTFAGHVVTALPGVPVRGFRAGLPTAGVRRALRDFRPDVVHVASPFLVGARGLHDAERLAVPSVAIYQTDMPNYVRQHGPGALGRGASSVAWEWIRRLHSRADLTLAPSRPALEELRAHHVPRVDLWGRGVDARLFRPEWREDPTTLALKRALAPNGETVLGYVGRLAPEKELHRLVEVATLPGTRLVLVGEGPSRNELGARLAEAVARAPGRPNLPPAFLGPLTGDDLARAYATFDVFVHTGTKETFGQTLQESAAVGLPVVAPAAGGPLDLVDHGRSGYLFDPDVRGDLARWVGELVASPRLREAMGAAGPQQVAHRSWDSLTTQLVGHYERAVATAA; this is encoded by the coding sequence GTGAGAGTGGCCATCACGACCGAGTCCTTCCTGCCGAGCCTCAACGGCGTCACGACGAGCGTCTGCCGGGTGGCCGAGTCCCTCCGGGACCAAGGGCACACCGTTCGGGTCATCGCTCCCGGACCCGCACCGAGCACCTTCGCCGGGCACGTGGTCACGGCTCTGCCCGGGGTGCCCGTGCGCGGCTTCCGGGCCGGCCTCCCGACAGCCGGCGTGCGCCGGGCGCTGCGGGACTTCCGCCCCGACGTGGTGCACGTGGCCTCCCCCTTCCTCGTGGGTGCTCGCGGGCTGCACGACGCCGAGCGGCTCGCCGTGCCGAGCGTGGCGATCTACCAGACGGACATGCCGAACTACGTCCGGCAGCACGGTCCCGGTGCCCTCGGCCGCGGCGCCTCGTCGGTGGCCTGGGAGTGGATACGCCGCCTGCACTCCCGGGCCGACCTCACCCTCGCGCCGAGTCGTCCCGCGCTCGAGGAGCTGCGGGCACACCACGTCCCCCGCGTGGACCTGTGGGGCCGGGGCGTCGACGCCCGACTATTCCGCCCCGAGTGGAGGGAGGACCCGACGACGCTGGCCCTCAAGCGCGCGTTGGCACCGAACGGCGAGACCGTCCTGGGCTACGTCGGCCGGCTCGCCCCGGAGAAGGAGCTCCACCGGCTCGTCGAGGTGGCCACGCTGCCGGGGACACGCCTGGTCCTCGTCGGCGAGGGCCCGAGCCGCAACGAGCTCGGTGCCCGCCTCGCCGAGGCGGTCGCGCGCGCTCCCGGTCGACCGAACCTCCCACCGGCCTTCCTCGGGCCCCTGACCGGTGACGATCTCGCCCGTGCCTATGCCACCTTCGACGTCTTCGTCCACACCGGGACGAAGGAGACCTTCGGCCAGACCCTCCAGGAGAGCGCTGCGGTCGGCCTGCCGGTCGTCGCACCGGCGGCCGGCGGCCCCCTCGACCTCGTCGACCACGGCCGCAGCGGATACCTCTTCGACCCGGACGTCCGCGGTGACCTGGCCCGGTGGGTCGGCGAGCTCGTCGCGTCACCGCGCCTGCGCGAGGCGATGGGCGCGGCCGGGCCGCAGCAGGTCGCCCATCGCTCGTGGGACTCCCTGACGACCCAGCTCGTCGGTCACTACGAGCGCGCGGTCGCCACCGCCGCCTGA
- a CDS encoding MarR family winged helix-turn-helix transcriptional regulator, with protein MEPRWLDDAEMVTWLRLIGLAEVLPARLDAQSRRDAGLTHFEYQVLAMLSEAPERTLRMSWLARRTNATLPRLSHVVKRLEDRGLVARARSATDARATDAVLTDDGWTTIRSAAPGHVAFVRERILDQLTPEQVDQLGEIAGSLLSSLDPEGDITMRAADARP; from the coding sequence ATGGAACCCCGGTGGCTCGACGACGCGGAGATGGTGACCTGGCTGCGCCTCATCGGGCTCGCCGAGGTCCTGCCGGCACGACTGGATGCGCAGTCACGGCGGGATGCCGGGCTCACCCACTTCGAGTACCAGGTGCTCGCGATGCTCTCCGAGGCGCCCGAACGCACCCTGCGCATGTCGTGGTTGGCCCGGCGCACCAACGCGACGCTGCCGCGACTGTCCCACGTGGTCAAGCGGCTCGAGGACCGGGGCCTCGTCGCCAGGGCGCGCAGCGCCACGGACGCCCGGGCCACGGATGCCGTGCTCACCGATGACGGGTGGACCACGATCCGGTCGGCCGCCCCGGGCCACGTGGCCTTCGTCCGGGAGCGGATCCTCGACCAGCTCACGCCGGAGCAGGTCGATCAGCTCGGCGAGATCGCCGGCTCGCTGCTGAGCAGCCTGGACCCCGAGGGCGACATCACGATGAGGGCTGCAGACGCTCGCCCGTGA
- a CDS encoding 2'-5' RNA ligase family protein has protein sequence MSIAVPEPWDGQLQKEREEVGDPMAHAIPPHITLMPPTEIAPREMDRFVDHLEMVAAHHGPFTIHLRGTGSFRPVSPVVFVQVSEGIPMCERLEQAVRRGPVSRDLEFPYHPHVTIAHDIDESGLDRAFDDFAGFEASFEVSRFHLYDHGPDGVWRPMVDFDLTGERLQPSS, from the coding sequence GTGTCGATCGCGGTCCCGGAGCCGTGGGACGGCCAGCTGCAGAAGGAGCGCGAGGAGGTCGGTGACCCGATGGCCCACGCGATCCCGCCGCACATCACGCTGATGCCGCCGACGGAGATCGCCCCACGGGAGATGGACCGGTTCGTCGACCACCTCGAGATGGTCGCCGCCCACCACGGGCCCTTCACGATCCACCTGCGGGGTACCGGGAGCTTCCGACCGGTCAGCCCCGTGGTCTTCGTCCAGGTCTCCGAGGGCATCCCGATGTGCGAGCGGCTGGAGCAGGCGGTGCGCCGTGGCCCCGTCTCACGGGACCTGGAGTTCCCCTACCACCCGCACGTGACGATCGCCCACGACATCGACGAGTCGGGGCTCGACCGGGCCTTCGACGACTTCGCCGGGTTCGAGGCGAGCTTCGAGGTCAGTCGCTTCCACCTCTACGACCACGGCCCGGACGGCGTCTGGCGGCCGATGGTCGACTTCGATCTCACGGGCGAGCGTCTGCAGCCCTCATCGTGA
- the trpS gene encoding tryptophan--tRNA ligase — MPTSNTPADQRPRILSGMQPTSDSLHLGNYLGALVNWVGLQEEFDAYYFVADLHALTVPTDPADITRRSRVTAVQYIAAGVDPERSAIFCQSHVREHTELMWILACQTAFGEANRMTQFKDKTAKGGNANVGLFTYPILMAADILIYDAARVPVGDDQRQHLEITRDLALRFNARFGDTLVVPEPHIIKESARIMDLQDPTGKMSKSASSDKGLISLLDEPKRIAKKIRSAVTDTEGEVRYDPDHKAGVSNLLSIHSALSGTTIADLESQFAGRGYGDLKKEVADVVVTAVEPYQTRMAELMDDPAELDRILAKGAARAGEVASATRDRVFDSVGLLPAARG; from the coding sequence ATGCCCACGTCGAACACCCCGGCCGACCAGCGGCCCCGCATCCTCTCCGGGATGCAGCCCACCAGCGACTCCCTCCACCTCGGCAACTACCTGGGGGCACTGGTCAACTGGGTGGGACTGCAGGAGGAGTTCGACGCGTACTACTTCGTCGCCGACCTGCACGCGCTCACGGTGCCGACGGACCCGGCCGACATCACCCGTCGCAGCCGCGTCACGGCCGTGCAGTACATCGCGGCCGGGGTCGACCCCGAGCGCTCGGCGATCTTCTGCCAGAGCCACGTGCGCGAGCACACCGAGCTGATGTGGATCCTCGCCTGCCAGACCGCCTTCGGCGAGGCCAACCGGATGACCCAGTTCAAGGACAAGACGGCCAAGGGCGGCAACGCCAATGTCGGCCTCTTCACCTACCCGATCCTCATGGCCGCGGACATCCTGATCTACGACGCGGCGCGCGTGCCCGTCGGTGACGACCAGCGCCAGCACCTCGAGATCACCCGTGACCTGGCGCTGCGGTTCAACGCCCGCTTCGGCGACACGCTCGTCGTCCCCGAGCCGCACATCATCAAGGAGTCGGCGCGGATCATGGACCTGCAGGACCCCACCGGCAAGATGAGCAAGTCGGCCTCCTCGGACAAGGGCCTGATCTCGCTGCTCGACGAGCCCAAGCGGATCGCCAAGAAGATCCGCTCGGCCGTCACCGACACGGAGGGCGAGGTCCGCTACGACCCGGACCACAAGGCCGGCGTGTCCAACCTGCTGTCGATCCACTCGGCCCTGTCCGGCACGACGATCGCCGACCTCGAGTCGCAGTTCGCGGGCCGGGGCTACGGGGACCTGAAGAAGGAGGTCGCCGACGTCGTCGTCACCGCGGTGGAGCCGTACCAGACGCGGATGGCCGAGCTGATGGACGACCCGGCCGAGCTCGACCGGATCCTGGCGAAGGGGGCCGCCCGCGCCGGGGAGGTCGCCTCCGCGACCCGTGACCGGGTCTTCGACAGCGTCGGTCTCCTCCCCGCCGCGCGAGGCTGA
- a CDS encoding UDP-glucuronic acid decarboxylase family protein produces the protein MVTGGAGFIGSHITERLLEQGHEVLVVDNFYSSTRRNLVHLLDRPNFELMRHDVTFPLYVEVDEIYHLACPASPIYYQRDPVQTTKTSVHGSINMLGLAKRTGAKILLSSTSEVYGDPQVHPQTEDYWGNVNPIGVRSCYDEGKRCAETLFFDYRRQHGLGTKVARIFNTYGPRMQPDDGRVVSNFICQALADQPLTVYGDGSQTRSFCYVDDLVDGLMSLMASPHEVTGPMNLGNPVEFTMLELAELVLELTGSSSQIHHRPLPEDDPTRRRPDISRARDVLGWEPRARLRDGLVRTIAYFTDHSPR, from the coding sequence ATGGTCACCGGCGGCGCCGGCTTCATCGGCTCCCACATCACCGAGCGCCTGCTTGAGCAGGGGCACGAGGTGCTCGTCGTGGACAACTTCTACTCGAGTACCCGACGCAACCTCGTCCATCTGCTCGACCGTCCCAACTTCGAGCTGATGCGCCACGACGTGACCTTCCCCCTCTACGTCGAGGTCGACGAGATCTACCATCTCGCGTGCCCGGCGAGCCCGATCTACTACCAGCGCGATCCGGTGCAGACGACCAAGACGAGCGTGCACGGCTCCATCAACATGCTCGGTCTGGCCAAGCGCACCGGAGCGAAGATCCTGCTGTCGTCGACCTCGGAGGTGTACGGCGACCCGCAGGTGCACCCCCAGACGGAGGACTACTGGGGCAATGTCAACCCGATCGGAGTCCGGTCCTGCTACGACGAGGGCAAGCGGTGTGCGGAGACGCTCTTCTTCGACTACCGGCGCCAGCACGGCCTCGGCACCAAGGTGGCCCGGATCTTCAACACATACGGCCCACGGATGCAGCCGGATGACGGCCGTGTCGTATCCAACTTCATCTGCCAGGCCCTGGCCGACCAGCCCTTGACCGTCTACGGCGACGGGAGCCAGACCAGGTCCTTCTGCTACGTCGACGACCTCGTGGACGGCCTGATGTCCCTGATGGCCTCTCCCCATGAGGTGACCGGGCCGATGAATCTGGGCAACCCCGTCGAGTTCACGATGCTCGAGCTGGCCGAGCTCGTCCTCGAGCTGACGGGGAGCAGCTCGCAGATCCACCACCGACCCCTCCCCGAGGACGACCCGACGCGTCGTCGGCCCGACATCAGCCGAGCCCGCGACGTGCTCGGCTGGGAGCCGAGGGCGCGACTGAGGGACGGACTCGTGCGCACGATCGCCTACTTCACGGACCACTCACCACGGTGA
- a CDS encoding sugar transferase, which produces MGPPAAADDDQHPTLRQVRTRIALTDLVLIVWAVFGALILRFGVEAGSDIAASTDQFSLGYPTFSAALALVWWLSLCLHGAYEVEILGRGATEYRLLMNATLRVFAGVALLAYAFKVEVARGYVLLALPAGLIALFVARQVWRRWLGAERRAGEFNHDVLVVGEAGHAQGLIDAFARVPEAGYGVVGVCTSTTEAERVGGVPVVGSEHQAAQLAIELGVDIVACSAVHRLGSSGLRRLGWALEGSGIELLLSPGLTEIAGSRVVARPVAGLPLLHVETPTFSGPALIIKSTLDWLVALGLVIALSPLMLIVAALIKIQDGGPVFFRQQRVGLDGEAFQMTKLRSMRVDAEAELEELKRQQLQERASAVLEEARQHGVAPGRGVEEAAGTEVDRGVLFKMERDPRITPVGRFIRRYSIDELPQLFDVLSGKMSLVGPRPPLPDEVSKYECDVHRRLLVKPGLTGLWQVNGRSNLSWDESVRLDLYYVENWSVALDMLILWRTSAAVFGKDGAY; this is translated from the coding sequence ATGGGGCCCCCAGCGGCGGCAGATGACGATCAACACCCCACTCTGCGGCAGGTACGCACCCGGATCGCCCTGACCGACCTCGTCCTGATCGTGTGGGCGGTCTTCGGAGCCCTGATCCTGCGTTTCGGTGTCGAAGCCGGTTCGGACATCGCGGCCAGCACCGACCAGTTCTCGCTGGGATATCCCACGTTCAGCGCGGCGCTGGCCCTGGTCTGGTGGCTCTCCCTGTGCCTGCACGGTGCCTACGAGGTCGAGATACTCGGTCGCGGCGCGACCGAGTACCGCCTGCTGATGAATGCCACTCTGCGGGTCTTCGCCGGCGTGGCTCTGCTCGCCTATGCATTCAAGGTGGAGGTGGCACGTGGGTATGTCCTGCTCGCACTGCCGGCAGGCTTGATCGCGCTCTTCGTCGCCCGCCAGGTGTGGCGGCGATGGCTGGGTGCGGAACGCCGGGCGGGAGAGTTCAACCACGATGTCCTCGTCGTCGGTGAAGCGGGACACGCACAAGGACTGATCGACGCCTTCGCCAGGGTGCCGGAAGCAGGGTACGGGGTGGTCGGGGTGTGCACCTCCACGACGGAGGCAGAGCGGGTGGGGGGCGTCCCGGTCGTCGGTAGCGAGCACCAGGCCGCACAACTGGCCATCGAGCTGGGTGTTGACATCGTCGCCTGCAGCGCCGTGCACCGTCTCGGCTCATCCGGGTTGCGGCGCCTGGGCTGGGCCCTCGAGGGAAGCGGGATCGAGCTCCTCCTGTCACCCGGCCTGACCGAGATCGCCGGGTCGCGCGTGGTCGCCCGACCCGTGGCCGGCCTCCCCCTCCTGCACGTGGAGACCCCGACGTTCTCGGGTCCGGCCCTGATCATCAAGTCCACACTGGACTGGTTGGTGGCGCTGGGGTTGGTGATCGCGCTCTCGCCCCTCATGTTGATCGTGGCCGCGCTCATCAAGATCCAGGACGGGGGGCCTGTCTTCTTCCGACAGCAGCGGGTCGGGCTCGACGGGGAGGCATTCCAGATGACCAAGCTCCGCTCCATGCGGGTCGATGCAGAGGCCGAGCTGGAGGAGCTGAAGCGACAACAGCTGCAGGAGCGCGCGTCGGCCGTTCTCGAAGAGGCTCGTCAGCATGGCGTTGCTCCCGGACGCGGGGTCGAGGAGGCCGCGGGGACGGAGGTGGACCGAGGGGTCCTGTTCAAGATGGAGCGCGATCCGCGGATCACTCCCGTCGGACGTTTCATCCGGCGGTACTCGATCGACGAGCTGCCTCAGCTCTTCGATGTGCTGAGCGGAAAGATGAGTCTCGTCGGTCCACGCCCCCCGCTGCCCGACGAGGTCTCGAAGTACGAGTGCGACGTGCATCGCCGACTTCTCGTCAAGCCGGGGCTCACCGGCCTGTGGCAGGTCAATGGACGCAGCAACCTCTCCTGGGACGAGTCGGTGCGACTGGACCTGTACTACGTGGAGAACTGGTCCGTGGCCCTCGACATGCTCATCCTGTGGCGAACCTCTGCCGCGGTGTTCGGCAAGGACGGTGCCTACTGA
- a CDS encoding NADP-dependent isocitrate dehydrogenase, which translates to MTAKIIWTKIDEAPALATHSLLPIVQAFTSGTGVELETSDISLAGRILAQFPDRLTEEQRVPNNLAALGELTQSPEANIIKLPNISASVPQLKAAITELQGQGYDLPDFPDSPGTEEEKKVAAAYANVLGSAVNPVLREGNSDRRAPQAVKNFTKKHPHRLGEWTADNKARVVSMSGGDFYGNEKSVVMPDDDTLRITLTTSGGDEVVLKDSLAVTKGEIVDGTFMSASALRAFYREQIEAAREEGLLLSLHLKATMMKVSDPILFGHAVAAWLGSVVDTHAEALAEAGVDLRYGLASLYSQLENLPEETAAAIRADIDALSTERPGLAMVDSSKGITNLHVPSDVIIDASMPVVIRDSGQMWNADDGQSETLAMIPDRSYGTMYAAVIEEHKQHGALDPATIGTVPNVGLMAQKAEEYGSHPTTFEIPEAGTVTVSNAAGETLMEHSVEKDDIWRMSRVKDIPVQDWVKLAVTRARATGAPAVFFLDEQRAHDAQVIAKVNQYLGDHDTDGLDIRIMPPQDAVVFCLEQIRAGKDAISVTGNVLRDYLTDLFPILELGTSAKMLSIVPLLNGGGLFETGAGGSAPKHVQQFVKENYLRWDSLGEFSALGASLEHLAQNFDNPKAQVLADTLDTAIATFLEENKSPARKIGQIDNRGSHFYLALYWAQALAAQGEDAELKERFTPVAERLAADEETIVGELVDVQGSPVDLGGYYKPDAEKASAAMRPSATLNAVLDSM; encoded by the coding sequence ATGACCGCGAAGATCATCTGGACCAAGATCGATGAAGCGCCGGCGCTCGCCACCCACTCGCTCCTGCCGATCGTCCAGGCCTTCACCTCGGGCACCGGTGTGGAGCTCGAGACGAGCGACATCTCGCTCGCCGGGCGCATCCTCGCCCAGTTCCCCGACCGCCTCACCGAGGAGCAGCGCGTCCCGAACAACCTCGCCGCGCTCGGCGAGCTGACGCAGTCGCCCGAGGCGAACATCATCAAGCTGCCGAACATCTCCGCCTCCGTGCCGCAGCTCAAGGCGGCCATCACCGAGCTGCAGGGCCAGGGGTACGACCTGCCCGACTTCCCGGACTCCCCCGGCACCGAGGAGGAGAAGAAGGTCGCCGCCGCCTACGCCAACGTGCTCGGCTCCGCGGTGAACCCCGTTTTGCGTGAGGGCAACTCCGACCGTCGCGCCCCGCAGGCGGTGAAGAACTTCACGAAGAAGCACCCGCACCGACTCGGTGAGTGGACCGCCGACAACAAGGCCCGCGTCGTCTCGATGTCCGGTGGCGACTTCTACGGCAACGAGAAGTCCGTCGTCATGCCCGACGACGACACCCTGCGGATCACGCTCACCACGAGCGGTGGTGACGAGGTCGTCCTCAAGGACTCCCTCGCCGTGACGAAGGGGGAGATCGTCGACGGGACCTTCATGTCGGCCTCCGCGCTCCGCGCGTTCTACCGCGAGCAGATCGAGGCAGCGCGCGAGGAGGGTCTGCTCCTCTCGCTGCACCTCAAGGCCACCATGATGAAGGTCTCCGACCCGATCCTCTTCGGCCACGCCGTCGCCGCCTGGCTCGGCTCGGTCGTCGACACCCACGCCGAGGCACTCGCCGAGGCCGGTGTCGACCTGCGCTACGGTCTCGCCTCGCTCTACAGCCAGCTCGAGAACCTCCCCGAGGAGACAGCCGCCGCGATCCGCGCCGACATCGACGCGCTGTCGACGGAGCGCCCGGGCCTGGCCATGGTCGACTCCAGCAAGGGCATCACCAACCTGCACGTGCCCAGCGACGTCATCATCGACGCCTCCATGCCGGTCGTCATCCGCGACTCCGGCCAGATGTGGAACGCCGACGACGGTCAGTCCGAGACGCTCGCGATGATCCCCGACCGCTCCTACGGCACCATGTACGCCGCCGTCATCGAGGAGCACAAGCAGCACGGCGCCCTCGACCCTGCGACGATCGGCACCGTGCCCAATGTCGGACTCATGGCGCAGAAGGCCGAGGAGTACGGCTCGCACCCCACGACCTTCGAGATCCCCGAGGCCGGCACCGTCACGGTGTCCAACGCCGCCGGCGAGACCCTCATGGAGCACTCGGTCGAGAAGGACGACATCTGGCGCATGAGCCGGGTCAAGGACATCCCCGTCCAGGACTGGGTCAAGCTCGCTGTCACCCGCGCCCGCGCCACCGGCGCGCCGGCGGTCTTCTTCCTCGACGAGCAGCGCGCGCACGACGCGCAGGTCATCGCCAAGGTCAACCAGTACCTCGGCGACCACGACACCGATGGTCTGGACATCCGCATCATGCCGCCGCAGGATGCGGTCGTCTTCTGCCTGGAGCAGATCCGCGCCGGCAAGGACGCCATCTCCGTCACCGGCAACGTGCTGCGCGACTACCTCACCGACCTCTTCCCGATCCTCGAGCTCGGGACCAGCGCGAAGATGCTCTCGATCGTCCCGCTGCTCAACGGCGGCGGCCTCTTCGAGACCGGCGCCGGTGGCTCCGCCCCGAAGCACGTCCAGCAGTTCGTCAAGGAGAACTACCTGCGCTGGGACTCCCTCGGCGAGTTCTCGGCCCTGGGCGCCTCCTTGGAGCACCTTGCGCAGAACTTCGACAACCCGAAGGCGCAGGTCCTGGCGGACACCCTCGACACCGCGATCGCGACCTTCCTCGAGGAGAACAAGTCGCCGGCTCGCAAGATCGGTCAGATCGACAACCGCGGCAGCCACTTCTACCTCGCCCTCTACTGGGCGCAGGCGCTGGCCGCCCAGGGCGAGGACGCCGAGCTGAAGGAGCGGTTCACCCCCGTCGCCGAGCGCCTCGCGGCCGACGAGGAGACGATCGTCGGTGAGCTCGTCGACGTCCAGGGCTCACCCGTCGACCTCGGCGGGTACTACAAGCCGGACGCCGAGAAGGCCTCGGCCGCGATGCGTCCGAGCGCCACCCTCAACGCAGTGCTCGACTCCATGTGA